The Vigna angularis cultivar LongXiaoDou No.4 chromosome 6, ASM1680809v1, whole genome shotgun sequence genome contains the following window.
aaatcaaaattcaaacttaaaaagtAATGCAAAAGTCAAAAGTTAGAGCTTTCTTTTAGAGAAAATGTCCAAAATtcagtttatatatattacgATTTGAATTCGACGGTATATAATTACTTATCTGTATTCcttacaaataaaagaaatagttttttttataaagataaaaaaaaaataaacaacttgAATTTATAATTGAAGTAAAACGTATACAgcgtttttaaataaaaagaaagaaagaaaattatgtttaatgtaccaatttttctcaatttttatttttttataaaacatacatgtaataaattaaaattaaacatataatatatcatGAACGAGTTATTTTTATTAGCTAAACATCGAAAACTCAATCTAATAAACAGTTTGGcctataaattgaatttaatcaaaatactcaaaaatatataatccaAGGTGTTTAACACCAATAGTCAAAagataaatttagaataaaGAAAAGTCTAAGTTTATTTTTccaagaataataatatataaacaccTTTTTTTCCACGAAGGCACTTTACAGCAAAACACAACTAGTAATTTAAGCAAACTTTAGAAAACATTTGTAGTAGACTAACATATTtacacttttaaataaattaataaatctaacatcaaaatattacaacaaaaattgataaaaatactaataacagtgctattttattcatttaaagatTGATTAagtttggtaaaaaaaattgaatgattttgagACTTTATTCTGAATTAAagactaatttttaaaaagtattgaCTTAATAATTTAGTTGGAATATACCTGCCTCAAAAAGTAAggttaatatatttgttttcatgCAAATAGGAGACATAATAAGACTTTGTCATTCATGTAGAGAACAGTCTTTGGAAAATGTTGACTACggtttatattttatcattcatGTAAAAGGATAACacgttttgtttgttttctttttttacacaAGGAAAAGTTTGTTTTGTAAACATCGACTTTCTTTGTGACAGAATCTCCTCAATTAGCAAATGATAAAGGTAAATTCAATTTAATGATATATGTACTTAAATAAAgtaatctataaaaaaatatttcttaactaACTTTTGACTTGTGTTGACatgaacaaaatttaattaaaaggaGAACCAATTAAAATTGGTAACATTGGCAACTGTTAagttcatttattaaaatattcagtGAAATTATGAAGATTGCGTATATTTATACgacattcatttattaaaatattcagtGAAATTGCGTATATTTATACGACATTCttatatatgaattttcattttgacTGATGAAGTATAGTTCGGAAGtatttatgatttaaatttttaattaattttcctaaatcttataatattttatttatagataaaattactttactttcaattataatatatttctcatattgtatatttattattaacctTATGCCACatcatacaatatttttattaaaatatataataaagtaatttgaaatagacatgagacaataaaaaaaaatgaaaataaagcaaaagtACAATTTGTAATCTTGAAAATACTTTAAACCAGTAAAAGGTATATGAAATGAAACACGTTAAGGTAGTTGTTGACTATCTGTGTGTAATATACTTATTTCTATTTCTTATATGAGAAGGTCAGAAGGAAGAAAGAGCATATCAGTGCCTCTGTACCGGTTTTTCTGGTTTATTTCAGGAAAGACTGCGTTTCCTTAATACTTTTGTACTTAAATGTTCGGCACATGTTAATCTCGCGATCTGAATaacaaaacacaacaacatATGCTACACATTCACATTTCATacgtaaaaaaaacaaatctatCTAATTTCGTTAATTCAGCACAGATTAGTTAGCTAGCTGTTGAATTAGACCGCTCCACTTGCACGCTGTTTGAAGCTCGTTGAATTGACTCCATTCCTTCTATATATATAGCCACCCAAGAAGCCTTCATTCCACTGCAACAAAACCTTTCGATTCAGATATGAAGTCCCTTCTTCAGATACTCTTCCTTTTGGCTATGCTAATGGCTTTGGTCATTGCTGATTCAGAAACAGTACACAAAAAAGAATCAGCATTCCTGACCACCATCAAAAGCCAGAACTCTACTGTTACCCCATCTTCTGAAAGTGAAGAATTAGCGTCTCTCCGTGGAGCCAAAAGCCTCAATGGCCATAAAACTGTGCATGGGGCCATGACTTGTGGTAAATACCCTAGAGTTTGTCGCACTAAGGGCAGCGAAGGACCTGACTGTTGCAAGAAGAAATGTGTGAATGTGTCAACGGACAGAAATAACTGTGGCATGTGTGGAAAAAAGTGCAAGTACTCGCAAGTGTGTTGCAAAGGTAAATGTGTCAATCCTATGGTTGACAAGCACCATTGTGGAAAATGCGGCAACAAGTGCACCAAAGGGGATTCCTGCGTTTTTGGTTTGTGTAGCTATGCGTGAATGAATCGTAGGGGGCATCCACTTCTAATGAAGGACAATATTCAATTAATTACTTTTCATTAATGgttcaaaaaatataatctattatttgTACGTGACTGAATAAACTCACGAAAGTGATCATTTTAGGATTATATAGATGACCTTTGCTGCTACACGGGATatgtaattatgattttttttttcatttgttgtgattgaataaatttaattaatttggtaTATTTGTTATAGCTTGTGTTGTTTAGGGCTGGGCAAAGTGTactaaactgaactgaactataaataattatagttaattataaaacaattcaaataaactGATCTGAacaaaaaaatagttcaaaaaaactgaactgaactattttttagttcagttaaaCTGCAATAGTTCAGTTAACTATTTTTAGAACTATAATGCATTTTCGAAACTGCAATAAGGGGTGGGCAAACTGCACTATTTGCACTGCACTATAAATCTattacaattaactataaaatagtttaaaaaaactgaactgtACTAGAAAATAGTTCAcaaaaactgaactaaactactttttagttcagttaactacaaaacaattcagttaactacaatgcacctttttctaataaataaatgtagtttTGCACTAGTACAACTGTCAATGGCTAATCATCGATAGAGTTAAAAGAATtagttcaatttgatttttttttaataattacaaacaaataaattaatattcaataacatcacagcatttaaaaaaattaaattataaatctatataattagaattagtaaataattataataaaaaatttaaaaaaattaatgaaatattattggtactattttatcatattattaaaattaaattaataactataattatttatcattactatttattattaatttaaaaatataaaatgtctaaaatttgattctcatattaaatatagtttaatttaataatataaatttgtttatatattattttatatagattaaaaacttaatctctaaaaaatatttctgtttatctctgttttgcgttattcgaaatatttttattttgacaattatctagtttaatataaaaactctcatctttcttctcttctcacctttttctgaattctcatatatatatatatatatatatatatatatatatatatatatatatatatatatatatatatatatatatatatatatatatatataatattatattttataattatttacataagtacttttatctttttatttttacaattatagttaattttattaagttataaaaataattaccagtttttgaaatataattacaatataataaaatttagttttttttaaaatagataattattttagtataaatttaataatatcattttattttaataattattataataatagttaactttttaagaacaactaattaatacaaaaattaatacaaaaattatttatcattactataattatttatcattacaatttaattatgttgtGGATTGTCTAAACTTAAGAACaactaattaatacaaaaattaactaaataaaaaatcccCAATTAAGGTAAGATACTAAAATTAAATcagaaataaaaacttataagtttaatatgagaaaattaaatctaaaattgtaataatagaACGTCAACATGaccatcaacaaaaaatatttataaccatAGTGAATCgatgattgaaagaaaaaaatgatagaaaaagacTTTACCACAAAGCATGGTAGAAGATAAACATAAAAGAGATAGTTTATGCAGTTAACTGCACTGTAACTATAAAggttcagttttttaaaactgaaccacaacatggtataatttagttatcagtaaaaatagtttagtttttatagtttaatatagtaTAGATAATCTATAATTTAGTGCAGTTAAGTTAATTATGCCCAGCCCTAGCAATAGTGCAGTTACATTGCAATAGTGCACTTACACTGCAATAGATCCATTTACAACTGAAATATCCATTTAAAACAGTTCCAGCATAGTCAGAACAACAAGAACGCAATTGAGACCATTTATCAGCGAggtaattataattaaaagatcTGGAAATTGCAGAAATACGATCATTTGCAAATAAAGCTTCTGC
Protein-coding sequences here:
- the LOC108342533 gene encoding stigma-specific STIG1-like protein 1 — its product is MKSLLQILFLLAMLMALVIADSETVHKKESAFLTTIKSQNSTVTPSSESEELASLRGAKSLNGHKTVHGAMTCGKYPRVCRTKGSEGPDCCKKKCVNVSTDRNNCGMCGKKCKYSQVCCKGKCVNPMVDKHHCGKCGNKCTKGDSCVFGLCSYA